Sequence from the Rhodanobacter sp. genome:
TTCACCCGCTTGATGATGATGGGCTGGCCCGTGTCGCTCATGCAGCGGCCCCGGCGTGCACCTTGCTGAGGTGTTCTTCCAGATCCTGGAAGTTGGGCCTGGCGTGGGCGGGCAGCACCTTGCGCGCGAATTCCACCGATACCTTGGGGTTATAGCCGCGCAGGTTGGCCAGCAGTCCCACCTTCACGCACTCGAAGGCTTTGCCGTCTTCGCGCACGCGAGCCTCCATGGCGGCGGCCAACGGGCCGATGAAGCCGTAGCACAGCAAGATGCCGAGGAACGTGCCGACCAATGCGCCGGCGATGTGCTCGCCGATGGCCGAGGTGTCGCCGCCCAGGTTGGACATGGTGGTGACGATGCCCAGCACCGCCGCCACGATGCCGAAGCCTGGCAGGGCGTCGGCCATCTTGCCCACCGCCATCGCGGGGACCTCGGCCTCCATGTGGTGGGTTTCCACCTCGGCGTCGAGCAGCGCCTCCAGCTCGATCGGCTCCATGTTGCCGCCCACGATCAGGCGCAGGCAGTCGTTGATGAACTCGACGAGGTGGTGTTCGCGCATCAGCCGCGGGTGGGCGGAATACAGCGAGCTGCTCTGCGGGTTCTCGATGTGCTCCTCCATGCCGAGCAGGCCTTCCTTTCGCATCACGCCGAACATGTCGTACATCAGCGAGAGCAGGTCGACGAAGTCCTGCTTGCGGTACTTGGGGCCCTTCACCAGACCGGCCATCTCGCGCAGCGCGTTCTTGACCACCTTGCTGGAATTGGCGGTGAGGAAGGCGCCGATGGCGCCGCCGAAGATGATCATCAGCTCATACGGTTGCCACAGCGCCAGCAGATGGCCGTGCGACAACACATAGCCGCCCAGCACGCTGCAGATGACGACCAACGATCCGACCAAAACCAGCATGTTCAACTCCCTACGGCATATGTAGTGCTGCAGCAGTGGGTATCGGTCATTTGGCGTGAAGCTTGAATGACGTCGGCACGCCTTGGCCCAAGCGCCCGCACGGCTTGCGCGCAGGCGCGGCAACGGCGGCCGGGGCAGGTCACACCTGCAGACGATCCTCCTTGCGCGCCACGAGGCTGTACAGCGCAGGCATCAGGAAGATGCTGATCGCCAGCCGCGTGAACAAGCCGCTGACGATCCAGCTGCCGCCTCAGTGCAACGAGGGTCCGAGCAGAGGTGTGACGATGCGGTCGAGCCGTTCGCGCGTGAGGGCGGGTTGCTGGTCTTTCCAGCCGTTGTCCACGAGCACGCCGCGGCGATCCACCACGAAGCTCACGGGCAGGTGCCAGATGCGGCCATAGCCCTTGACGTGGGGATCGCCAAGCAGGCCCACCGGGAAATGCAGGCCGGCCGCCACCTGACGTACCGTGGCCAGCGTATCGGGAGTGTCCAGGCTGAAGCCGAGCACGACGAGGCCATCCTTCGCATGGGCCTGGGCATAGCGCGACAGCACCGGGAGTTCTTCCCGGCACGGCTCGCACCAGGTTGCCCAGAACGTGAGGATCACCGTCTTGCCGCGCAGGTCGTGCAGGGCGATGTGTTGCCCGTCCAGCGTGTTCAGCGTGATGTCGGGAGCCGGCCGTCCCACATGCAGGTCGTTCGCCAGCACGGGCGACATGCCAAGCAGGCACAGCAGGCCCGCAAGGGCGAGACGATGGAGGTGGCGCAAGGGGAACAGGATCATGGCGGTTGCTCCGGCGTGGGCCTGCCTGTGGCGGCGGGCTCACGGCCATCGTGGCTGCTTACAGTTTCATGCTCAGGCCGACCGTGCCGGTCCAGTGCGGGAACAGCTGATAGCCGTCCAGATGGCTATACACGGGCAGTTGCACGAAGGCGTAGAACTGCAGGTTCCTGCTCAGGCTGGCGCTGATGCCCGGGCTGAGATAAGCCACTGTGCCGGCCGTGTCGGGCGTATCGGCGAAGGCGCCCTGGTCGGGGCTGCGGTGGAACAGGTTGACCTGCAACTGCGGCACCCAGTTCGCGTGCGCCTCGTAGCGCACGCCGAAGCTCGCGGAGAGCAGGTTGCCCGGGCGGTAGTCGGCGCCCGGCTGGTCCAGCTTCTCGCTCACCGCGGCCTGGAATTGCCCGTTGACGAACAGGTCGAAGTCCTGGCTGACCGGCTGGTAGTAGTACCCGCCGACGATCAGATCGGTGCTGCCGGTGCCGGCCTGCAGGCTGCTGTCCAGCGACTGGCCGAGGCCCGGTCCCGAATGGAAGGTAGTGGGCCGGCCGACGAACGCGCCGTCGTCGGTCTGTCCGCCGTAGTTGCCGGTGGGCAGCTTGACGCCGAACTGGATGCCTAGGTTGTGCGTGGACAGGAAGCCCTGGTAGCTGCCGATCAATTTGACGTCGCCGATGCCGGCCACGTGCGCGCCGCTGATCTGGTCGGGCGCGGTTTCGTCCGGCGTGTATGGCGCCGTCTGGGTGCCGTAGGTGTCGTGGTCGCGGATCACGTACGGCACGATGAAGGTCACGCCCCAGTCGGCATCGAAGCGGTACGTCGCGCCGAGGTTGATGTAGCGGTTGACGGTCCCCTTCTCGATCTCGCCGCCGCCCAGCGACGGATCGGACGGCTGGTTGACCACCTGCGCAGGCGATGCCTTGCTGCCGTCGTGGCGCAGCTGGTTCTGGTCGATGTAGGTGTAGTCGACATTGATGCGCCAGCCGCTGGCGGTCGAATAACCCGTGGCGGCGTCGGTGCTGAGCGTACAGCCGCAGGTGGCGCATGCATGGGCGAGTTGCGGAACGAGGGACGCGGCAAGCAGCAAGGCTCCGCTGCGGGCTGCGCTGCGCAGCGGCGAGCGGCGAAACGTCGCGGCGGAAAACGGCGAAGGGATGGAGCGCATGAGGATTCAACCTGGGTATGCGGCGAACGCCAGCGGGTCCGCGCGCAGAAAATGTGCCTGCGGACGCCGGCGCACGGCCGCATGCGAAGGCATGCGATGGCCGGCGCGCGGCGTCGCGGAGGGAAATGGAAGGCGTCAGTCGCCCGCCGCCATGCCGGCGCGGGCGTCCGCCAGCAGATCAGGTCGCGCGGGGTGGGCCGCGCGGACGCGCCCAGAGGCGGGCGGGCGGTTCCAGCGACGGGACCTGATACGTGACGGCGACCGCTTCGTGCGGCGCCGCCGGCAGCAGGTAGAGGATGGTGTAGGCAGCCACCAGCGACTGCTGGCCAAACAGCACGCAGTAGCCGCAGCAATCCGTCGGATCCTGCGCGCCGTTGTGCTTGTCGGGATGGCCGGCCTTTGCCGTGTCTTGCGGGCAGCCCTTGGCCATCGTGGCGTGCGCCACCGCTGCCGGCATCGCCGACAGTACGCGCGAGACCAGCGGCGCCATGACCAGCAAGGCCATGGCCAGCCATGCCAACCATGCGATGGGTGCTCGTTGGGCCTTACGTCGCAGCACGCAGTCGACCGGAAGGGGCAGAAAACAGGAGCGGCAATGTAACACGCACCCTCCGCACGGCGTGCTGTACGGGTTGTCGCACATGCATCGCGTGCGGAGGCGTGGCGCCACTCGTGGAACGGCTTGCCGCGGATCAGCCGGCGGCTCGGCGCAGCCCGTCGAAATACGCCGCGATGTCGTCGGGAAACGCGTAGCGCTCCGCCGGCAACGGCGAGCCGGCTTCGACCAGCGCTTCGGCGCAGGCCAGCCAATCGCCATCGGGCGTGGTCTCGGCGATGGAGGCGAAGCTGAGCGTTCCGTAGACGTTGTCGTCGTAGCCGTGGCGTTCGTCGTAGCGTGCGCCGTGCGCCAGCAGGAACGCCGCCAGCGGCGCGTTGCCGCGGAACACCGCCCAGTTCAGCGCGCTGCCGTCGATGTCGCCGCCGCGCGCGCCGATCGGCCAACCCGCTTCCACCATGACCCGCACCGCATCGTCGCGGCCGTTGGCGGCCTGCTCGGGCAGCAGGCGCAGGGCACCCGGCGAAAGCCGGCCGAGCAAGTCCGGATCGGCCGCCAGCATGGCCCGCACCGCGGCGCCGTCCGCGCGTGCGCAGGCGTTGAGGAAGGCGTCGCCGGGATGTTCTTCGGCTGGGGCGCCCGCCTGCAGCAGGCGTTCGGCGACTTCGTCGAGGCCGCACAGGCGCGCCAGCCGGTAAGCGCTCACGCCATGCCGGCCACGCACCGAGGGATCGGCACCCGCATCGAGCAGGATGCCGATGACGACGGGTGAGCGGCAGCGGCGGATCGCGTGCAGCAGCGGACAGCCGCCCGGACCGGCTTCGTTGGGATCGCCGCCGTGGGCCAGCAGCAGGCGCAAGGTCTCCGGCCGCTCGTAGTCGAGCGCGCGGAACAGCGCGTTGCAACCACTGACGCGGGCGCCGGCTTCGAGCAGCAGGCGCACAAGGGTGGGGTCGGCGTCTTCGGTGGCGTGGTACAGCGACTCCTGATCGTTCGGGTCGGCGCCCGCAGCCAGCAGCCGCTGCGTGATGGCGGCATCGTGGTTGCGTCCGGCGGCGCCGTACAGCGCGCTCAACGGGTCGTCGGGGAATTTGGGATCGCTCCAGCGGACATTGGCGTCGGCGCCAGCCGCAAGCAGCAGGTCCACGCAGGCGCGGATACCCGGCGCATGGGCCGGCAGCGCGACCATGCCGGAAAAACTGGCGCAGATCAGCGGCGACATGCCGCTCTCGGCATGCGGCCGGTTCACCCATGAGGGGTCACTCGCGATCGCCGCACGCACGGCGGCGACGTCGCCGATGGCGCAGGCGAGCGCGGGCTCGCCGTCCAGCAGGCCAGGATGGTCGCGCAGCAGCCGTTCGGCCAGGCGCGGCCTGGCTGGCTGGTAGCCGTGGCCGAAGGCCCACTTCCGCCATTGCCGCTTGCGTGTCGCGGTGTCGGCAGAAGCCGATTGCAGTTCGACGTAGTCCTTCAATGACGTCCAGGACTCGAAACCGTATTCGCGCGCCACGCAGGATTGCGCATCGTGCAGGCGCAGCGGCATCGCCGTGATGGCGGCGTGGTCGAGGCGGGCGGCGGCGGGTAGGGCGAGGCGAAGGCGTTCGAGCGAACCGGGATCGCCCTGGCGGACGCCATCGAGCAAGGCCTTGGCCTGCTTCTTCAGGTGATCCAGGTGCGGACGTTCGGGCAGCGTTTTCATGACAACCTCCATGCATGGGATGCCGATGGTCCGCAAGTCCGGCTGCACAAAGGTTGATGGTGGCAAGCAATCGACAAGTGGGTTGAACCCTTTCCGCGGACCCGGTGGCGGCTTGCAACGCCAGGCAGCCAGCATAGCAAAGCCGATATGCGACGCGGCTGCTTGAAAGCACCGTCATGGCGCCCAAGTTGTTTCCGGATGGCACGGGCTTCAGCGTGCGCCTGTTTACAACCTGCCGCGCCGCGCGACGGCACCTCCGAAGGACGTTTCCATGCATATCGATCTCTCCAACCGCACCGCCATCGTCAGCGGCTCCACCGCCGGCATCGGACTGGCCATCGCCAAGGGGCTGGCCGGCGCCGGCGCGCGCGTCGTCGTCACCGGGCGCACGCCGGCGCGCGTCGATGCGGCGATCGCCTCGATCCGCAACGAACGGCCGCAGGCGAAGCTCGACGGCATCGCCGCCGACCTCGGCACGGCCGCGGGTGCCGATGCGCTGATCCAGGCCGTGCCGGACGCGGACAT
This genomic interval carries:
- a CDS encoding ankyrin repeat domain-containing protein, translated to MKTLPERPHLDHLKKQAKALLDGVRQGDPGSLERLRLALPAAARLDHAAITAMPLRLHDAQSCVAREYGFESWTSLKDYVELQSASADTATRKRQWRKWAFGHGYQPARPRLAERLLRDHPGLLDGEPALACAIGDVAAVRAAIASDPSWVNRPHAESGMSPLICASFSGMVALPAHAPGIRACVDLLLAAGADANVRWSDPKFPDDPLSALYGAAGRNHDAAITQRLLAAGADPNDQESLYHATEDADPTLVRLLLEAGARVSGCNALFRALDYERPETLRLLLAHGGDPNEAGPGGCPLLHAIRRCRSPVVIGILLDAGADPSVRGRHGVSAYRLARLCGLDEVAERLLQAGAPAEEHPGDAFLNACARADGAAVRAMLAADPDLLGRLSPGALRLLPEQAANGRDDAVRVMVEAGWPIGARGGDIDGSALNWAVFRGNAPLAAFLLAHGARYDERHGYDDNVYGTLSFASIAETTPDGDWLACAEALVEAGSPLPAERYAFPDDIAAYFDGLRRAAG
- the motA gene encoding flagellar motor stator protein MotA — protein: MLVLVGSLVVICSVLGGYVLSHGHLLALWQPYELMIIFGGAIGAFLTANSSKVVKNALREMAGLVKGPKYRKQDFVDLLSLMYDMFGVMRKEGLLGMEEHIENPQSSSLYSAHPRLMREHHLVEFINDCLRLIVGGNMEPIELEALLDAEVETHHMEAEVPAMAVGKMADALPGFGIVAAVLGIVTTMSNLGGDTSAIGEHIAGALVGTFLGILLCYGFIGPLAAAMEARVREDGKAFECVKVGLLANLRGYNPKVSVEFARKVLPAHARPNFQDLEEHLSKVHAGAAA